From a single Lolium rigidum isolate FL_2022 chromosome 7, APGP_CSIRO_Lrig_0.1, whole genome shotgun sequence genomic region:
- the LOC124675725 gene encoding uncharacterized protein LOC124675725 — protein sequence MKAPSLLVRCFPGLVPSKATSCVPVVSERDLHLPSPAVEIIPSKSAHPYKYAGEKVDVQGLDVFKGKVSVADMIAFSPSEVPSSKHDGSLKYWESSITLVNIVKNEIRDGQLSFRGKRVLELGCGSGLAGIFACLKGASIVHFQDTNAETIRCRTMPNVLANLEQARDRQNRPSESPVTPSRQLLAPVVHFYAGEWDELPTILSVVHTPAPPTNLSFSEDDFNDGSSSYDGSSIVGQDPRRSRKLSGSRAWERATETDPADAGYDVILIPEIPNAVNSLKKIYALVTKCLRPPYGVLYVASKKNFVGSNSSARQLRALMEEEGVLSGHFLTELSDREIWKFFFK from the exons ATGAAAGCACCATCGCTACTTGTTCGGTGTTTCCCTGGCTTGGTTCCAAGCAAGGCCACTAGCTGTGTGCCAGTGGTCTCAGAGAGGGATCTGCATCTGCCATCACCAGCTGTTGAGATAATCCCATCAAAG AGTGCTCATCCTTACAAATATGCTGGAGAGAAGGTCGATGTCCAAGGTCTTGATGTTTTCAAG GGGAAGGTCAGTGTAGCGGATATGATAGCCTTTTCCCCTTCTGAAGTACCATCATCAAAACATGATG GGAGTCTCAAATACTGGGAGAGCTCCATTACTCTTGTGAACATTGTTAAAAATGAGATCCGGGATGGGCAGCTGAGCTTCAGGGGCAAGCGAGTTCTGGAG CTTGGATGTGGATCTGGCCTAGCTGGGATTTTTGCCTGCTTGAAG GGTGCATCAATAGTTCACTTCCAGGACACAAATGCAGAAACAATAAGATGCAGAACAATGCCGAACGTGCTTGCAAATCTTGAGCAGGCTCGGGATAGGCAGAACAGACCATCGGAGAGCCCTGTAACACCATCTCGACAGCTGTTAGCTCCCGTTGTCCATTTCTATGCCGGGGAGTGGGATGAGCTCCCTACAATTCTCTCGGTTGTGCACACACCTGCACCACCAACAAATCTTAGCTTCTCTGAGGATGATTTTAATGATGGCTCCAGTAGCTATGATGGAAGCAGTATAGTTGGTCAGGACCCTAGGAGATCCAGAAAGCTTTCTGGCAGCCGCGCATGGGAGAGGGCCACCGAGACTGACCCGGCAGATGCAGGGTACGATGTAATTTTGATTCCAGAGATCCCGAATGCTGTGAACTCCCTAAAGAAGATCTATGCCCTTGTCACAAAG TGCCTACGCCCACCTTATGGAGTCCTGTATGTGGCTTCAAAGAAGAACTTTGTTGGTTCCAACAGCAGCGCAAGACAGCTTAGAGCTTTGATGGAGGAGGAAGGTGTCCTTAGTGGCCACTTCTTAACTGAGCTATCTGACAGGGAGATATGGAAGTTCTTTTTCAAGTAA